Within Saccharomycodes ludwigii strain NBRC 1722 chromosome IV, whole genome shotgun sequence, the genomic segment ttatttttctaaatccGATAACTagcatttaatttttcgtACTTTATAAGTGTTcggtatatatatatatatgtatttttttttttttttttttttactttaaGTATAAAGGACAAAGGGTGCCCAGAACTGGAAAATCGACTCACcattttgttatatttttaattgagtGTTCTATCTGTTGGTCTTAgttaaacaacaacaagaaaaaaaaaaaaaaaaatatccctttcaatttttattgatttttcttCTACTCTTTTTTCCCACCCATTAAAATAAGTTGTTATCTGACACCCcataaaataatagaatAATGACCACTGATATGATTGATATTGATGAAGCTGATATTTTAGTACTTCAACGTGGCTTAAATAAGACACAATTATTAACCAATTCGTTAACCAATTCTTTAACCACAATTCAAAAATCAGCAGCTACTTCACACCAACTATTTGCACCTATTTTGTTAACCAATCAGCGATTGACTATTTTAACCAAGAATATTGAACAAAGTCTGGACTCCTTATCTTCGATCAAAGACGTGGCCACTGATGCATCCAAACACGATCTGGTATTATCTCAACCAATAGAAAAGGTTGGGTTGTCTCAATTCATCAAAgcaatttataaaattgaagATCTATTGGAAAATATGGATGACGTTGCTTCTGCTAACAATTCCAGTAATTCATCGTCAACTGCAGAATTTCATGGTGTTGCTGCTAATTTACAGTCTACAATAGCCAATTCGGAACGAAGATTACACCAgtatttaatttcattgTGTAATAGTATACAACCATTTGATCCACAGTtgtatattaataaaagattgCCATTCCCTTATTATGAAGATTTAGATCTACAAGAGATGAAACAAATTCTAGAATTTTTCCAGgcacaaaataaatacgaTAGCATACTAGACTTGATCATTCAACAAAGAAGCCAATTTATCTTAAAATGTATGGCATTTCTAGAGGAGTTTACCAAAGAGCTAACTAAAACTGATAATGCACCCTATGAAAAGGGTACTAGCGGGATTCTAAACTATACAGAGGCCTTAACTGGTGTCATACCATTAGAAGAAAATTTTGTCACTGACTTACAGTTGGAAAAGGGAACGTTGGTGAAAATATTGACACCTGTTATTTcaagtttttcaaaaatttgtcAATCCAATATGAAAAAAGTCAGCGGAAACATGGTCAACTTGGGTCTTTTCACGTTTGAATTGGATGATTGTATTACAAAAGTTATAAaagctttaaaaaatatttccttGTTGCAAGACCAATTAGTATTGATAAGGCAAAAATGCCAGCAATTATCAATTAACTTGTTAGATgaaatgataatatatattaacaaaaaagcAACTAATCTAAACTCATTACCGAGCGATTTTGGAATTACAGAAACAACTGTGGATATAATGAGTAAATTACGCAGATTCAGTGATTATCAAAAGGAGGAGTTGACAGTGTTAAAAAACAatccaataacaatacaaaGCTGGCTACCTGGCGAGGATACCAAATGGTATAAGGCTTTTCATAGTCTCAACAAACAAGAATTATCTAATAATACAACGCTATCAACAACCAGTCCCGAGGTTCTACTATCATGTTTTATAGGTGATTGTTTGGACGATTTATGTGTTTCGTTAGAAATGCGCGCAGCGAAATTGCTTTCACAACCGCAACAACAAAACACTCATCATTATTTCCATAGGCCATCATTGGACGGAAATGATGGAGAGCATATTGGTGGTGGAAATGGGGTTCCAAGTGCCGATGAAATTAAATCACTTGTTGGATTTTTCTTGGTTACTAATATTACTTTAATGGAGCAGATTTTGGCTAGATCTGCCGATTTAAACACCATGTTGAATGTAATTCCGCAACGTCAACCAAGAATTATGAAACTGAAAAGAAGATATTTAGAATATTTCTTAATTCAATGGAAGAAAATAACACAATCCATAATGTCATTGTGTACAACTGCTGGTGGCGGTGCTATGATGAGTACAAGTTTAGAGGATACTCCTGGGggtaaaactaaaaaagataaagagCATGCAAAGGACGTTTTGCGtgtttttaatgaaaaactCGATGAGTTATTAAGTGGGTTTAAGAGGCTGAAAATAAGTGACCCTGGTTTAAAGAAGTGGTTGGTTGGCGAAATTAAGGGGATGCTTGAACCTGTTTACAAATTAGTTTGGAATAGATATAAAGATGGGTTTAAACATAGACAAAAACATTTGAAATACTCACCCGAGGATTTAAGTTCTTTATTGAACGGATTAAGTAGGTGATTGATGGTTATAATCTTATTTGTATACCGAAATGTACACATAacttgtttaaaaaaacataaagtATAACAACGTTTATCAGAGTTAtatatagtaatagtaatcaaaattgaataaaatgaaGAGGGAGAggtagaaaaaaaaaaaaataaaataaaaaaataaaaaaataaaaaaataaaaaaataaaaaataaaaaaataaaaaaataaaaaaataaaaatatacatatacatatttttataagcACATTAAAGATGGTTTGGTTCGCCTTGATTTGAGCAATCCTCCTTGCGTGTAAGTAGTACCATTTTACTTCATCATAGATGAAAAATCATTCAATATATCATTTTCCTGAACATACTTCAGCccatatttttctttggcGTTGAAGGAAGCGTTTAAACCGGATTCGGCATCATTCAATTccaagtttttatttccataaTTACTATAGTTTTCCTTGTTAATTATATctgtattattactattgccACCTTCAGAATTTAATTCAAACATCACATTGTTACTACTACCGCTACTAGCATTACTATTGTGACAATGCaacttattattagtatcatTAGTTGGCACATTTTTCCTTGCAGCAACGTTGGAACCATTGTTGGCATTGGCATACTTGCATTGATCATGTTTCCGCAACAACAAATGTTGTGGTGTCGTCTCGGCACTTCTGCTTAACAAAGCAGCCAAATCAATTGATGCATCCTCAACTTTTGAATACTTATCGAGAAAACTTTCTTCAGAAGCAGCAAATGGGTTATTTACCTTGGCATGACCATGTCCCTCTACATATCTGCCAGCATTGGCATTTCCAAGTTGATTGGAGTTATACATTTCGCTATCCATCCCAGTGTTATTATAAACGCTATTCCGATTATTAGTTGATCTAGTTGGCGAGGGTGAAAATCTTAAATTACCAGCATTATGCAATCTACCCTCGGTATAAGTTGTAGGTGATTCAGTTGTATTTGTATTCTGCCTACTTATTCTTTGCAAGAGCGGTACCATACCGCCATCATCCGAATCAGTTGATAATCTTTTCCCAGGCACATCCAGATGATTACCATGGTTGTTATGTGAACCAACGTTAGCATTAGTGTTAGAAATCATAGATGAAGAAGTTGATATACCAGAATCCATTGATTTACGTAATAGTCCAGTTGAATTAATTGGCGAACCAGATAAGGAAGATATAGCGCTCAAATCACCCTCATCACTTAATTGATTATCATTATGGTTGTCTGTGCTTTTCTTTGGTGAGTTTGGTTTgagtaaaaaattttcaatatcaaCCTCTTTATCATTCTTAAGAAGTGTAGGTTTAGAAGTAGGACTTGCCATTGGTTTAAGCGGAGAGACAGATGGCGAGAGATGTACAGGATCGTTGGAATTGAGTAGCACAGTGCTAATGTCATTGTATAAGTTGTGTCCGTTACTGTTATAATTGTCACCAACATTACCATAGCTAACACTATTTGACTTTCTCATTTGCGGAGCCAAAGCGGGGAAGGCCGAATGATGGAAATTAAAACCTTCTGCAAAGTCTCGCTCATTTTCTGTGGTGCTAGTATTAGAATTGGAAGTAGTGATGGCGCCTTTACGGGGGATTATACCATCTTTCTTTAGAACATCAGCATAAGTTGGTGGATTTGATGGCTCTTCCGAAAAGGGCGGGGGTGGTGTAGTAGAGGTTGGAATGACAGGGGATAATGTAGGTGACAGAGTGGGAGAGCCTAGAGGAACTGCTTGGGGTGACATCAATTCTGCCTTCAAATTGTCCGGTGTATAAATGTTTGAACGTAATTCTGGAGAATGCAGGATAAAGTCTTCCACCGATGCATTCCGCGAAGAACTAATGCCTAGTACCGCTTTACGATGATGGTGGtggttattgttattattactagtgTGACGATTATCGTTTAAAGAAATCAATGACATCGCGTTGTTATGGTGACCATTAATATTGATTGGTTCAACATTGggtgataataatggcGAATAAAGAATCTCTTTGGGGAAATACAAATTTGAACCATGATACTGTGTAACAGACGGAGAATTGACTGCGTTGTTGCCACTTGCtacagtattattattgttattgttattattattattagtggtggtagtagtattatGTATGAAAGATGGAATTGATAAGTGTGAAGTATAACTTGGTAGTAAAGTATTTGCGTGAGAACATTGTTTGTCTAAAACGTGAATCGGTGAGTCTATACTAATCTCAAAATGTTTCTGTTTACCATCGACCAATTTTGATAATCTTAAGCAGACTTTTATCCAATGATTCGCCTTTATGTTTTCATATGTAGTATCCGGATGCACTCTATTCTGTGAATTTAGTACTTCAGGCACATAGACTTGGAAATCAAATTCTTTATAAGTAATATAGccgtttttattattgtcttCTAGTAAATTTCCCAAGTTTTTcgctttatttttatttttatccttGGGTAACTTGGGCAATGGCGGTGCTTTTAACTCGCATAACAAGAATTTCTTTGTTGGTTCTAGTCTATGGACTTTCTTAAACttacaataatattccaTGGTTTCAGTTAAATATATTCTAACTCTATGCAAACTAACCTTATCTAAAGGAGTTAAATTAAAGCTTATTGGTAGAAAGGCATCCAATACAATATCTTTGGAGGCTATCAATATGTCATAATGTAATTGATCTTCCCAATCCCTAACAATAGAAATAGGTTCAGTCTCTTCTACAGACGAATCCGATTGTGTCCTAATAATCTTGATTGGATGTTTATAATGAATATTGGATTTGAAAGTACCTGTTCTTTCAATCAATActtccaaaaaatattcaacgGATCCGAATGTGGCCTTTATTGTTTCGGGATATGATAATGGAATCAATTGCTCGAAAACATAGATATAATAACCTGgctgaaaaatataatgcGAGCTATGTAACTGGGCATCGTCATTAATTATTGTGTTGTTTGATATAGAAGAAGATAAATGGATaccgttgttgttgttgttgctcgTAGTGGTGCTGGTAGTGGCATTATTTAAGGACACTGATAATAAATCGGAAAATATACTTGTATTGCTAGTGTTGTTTGTTATGCTATTGTGATTTGAAGATGTAGTGGTCGTATTACCTGTgccactattattattattattattattattattattattattattattattattattattattattattattggcacCTGATTCCATGCTTGATCCCGTGTTTGATCTTTTCCTCGTCATATTCAATAATCCCGCAATAGGAGATAAAGATCTTGTGCTGTGACCATGATCTTTAGTGTTGCTAGTGTTAGCAGCGGTGCCACTATTTACGTTCATGgaattattgttgttgtggccatggttattattactattgtttgAAACTATATCATCGGTTGAATTTAAACTTAAAAGAGATATGCTTTTAAAGGTGTTATTCGTGCCAATATTTGTGCTTTTGAATGCATTTAGTGGATAATAAGAAGTACAACCACTATTATCCTTGATAAAATTTGTGGCATTGGGATCATAATCttcatatttaaaaaatggcCAGTTATGATTAGCTATAATATTGGTTTCATTAAAATCGTTGTTTTTAGGGGGTATGCCTTCCGGCCATTCAGTGACAGAAACACCTTTGAACTGAATATTTATGGATTTTAGTTTGGTtggttttaatattttcaaaattagtTGGCCTCTTAGCATACCTGGTGATTT encodes:
- the EXO70 gene encoding GTP-Rho binding exocyst subunit EXO70 (similar to Saccharomyces cerevisiae YJL085W | EXO70 | EXOcyst); the encoded protein is MTTDMIDIDEADILVLQRGLNKTQLLTNSLTNSLTTIQKSAATSHQLFAPILLTNQRLTILTKNIEQSLDSLSSIKDVATDASKHDLVLSQPIEKVGLSQFIKAIYKIEDLLENMDDVASANNSSNSSSTAEFHGVAANLQSTIANSERRLHQYLISLCNSIQPFDPQLYINKRLPFPYYEDLDLQEMKQILEFFQAQNKYDSILDLIIQQRSQFILKCMAFLEEFTKELTKTDNAPYEKGTSGILNYTEALTGVIPLEENFVTDLQLEKGTLVKILTPVISSFSKICQSNMKKVSGNMVNLGLFTFELDDCITKVIKALKNISLLQDQLVLIRQKCQQLSINLLDEMIIYINKKATNLNSLPSDFGITETTVDIMSKLRRFSDYQKEELTVLKNNPITIQSWLPGEDTKWYKAFHSLNKQELSNNTTLSTTSPEVLLSCFIGDCLDDLCVSLEMRAAKLLSQPQQQNTHHYFHRPSLDGNDGEHIGGGNGVPSADEIKSLVGFFLVTNITLMEQILARSADLNTMLNVIPQRQPRIMKLKRRYLEYFLIQWKKITQSIMSLCTTAGGGAMMSTSLEDTPGGKTKKDKEHAKDVLRVFNEKLDELLSGFKRLKISDPGLKKWLVGEIKGMLEPVYKLVWNRYKDGFKHRQKHLKYSPEDLSSLLNGLSR
- the ALY2 gene encoding Aly2p (similar to Saccharomyces cerevisiae YJL084C | ALY2 | Arrestin-Like Yeast protein (paralog of YKR021W | ALY1)), which gives rise to MKNIHIPSAPVTTAHATTTTAAATITTNSAHNNSSGHHHHHHHSRRSATTNTTTTTNTNNNDPIIQNAPVLPADMDLSEILSNESTLRPFHTSSSFKCYLLTAEPHVFLQGFVPEQWNGKSPGMLRGQLILKILKPTKLKSINIQFKGVSVTEWPEGIPPKNNDFNETNIIANHNWPFFKYEDYDPNATNFIKDNSGCTSYYPLNAFKSTNIGTNNTFKSISLLSLNSTDDIVSNNSNNNHGHNNNNSMNVNSGTAANTSNTKDHGHSTRSLSPIAGLLNMTRKRSNTGSSMESGANNNNNNNNNNNNNNNNNNNNNNSGTGNTTTTSSNHNSITNNTSNTSIFSDLLSVSLNNATTSTTTSNNNNNGIHLSSSISNNTIINDDAQLHSSHYIFQPGYYIYVFEQLIPLSYPETIKATFGSVEYFLEVLIERTGTFKSNIHYKHPIKIIRTQSDSSVEETEPISIVRDWEDQLHYDILIASKDIVLDAFLPISFNLTPLDKVSLHRVRIYLTETMEYYCKFKKVHRLEPTKKFLLCELKAPPLPKLPKDKNKNKAKNLGNLLEDNNKNGYITYKEFDFQVYVPEVLNSQNRVHPDTTYENIKANHWIKVCLRLSKLVDGKQKHFEISIDSPIHVLDKQCSHANTLLPSYTSHLSIPSFIHNTTTTTNNNNNNNNNNTVASGNNAVNSPSVTQYHGSNLYFPKEILYSPLLSPNVEPININGHHNNAMSLISLNDNRHTSNNNNNHHHHRKAVLGISSSRNASVEDFILHSPELRSNIYTPDNLKAELMSPQAVPLGSPTLSPTLSPVIPTSTTPPPPFSEEPSNPPTYADVLKKDGIIPRKGAITTSNSNTSTTENERDFAEGFNFHHSAFPALAPQMRKSNSVSYGNVGDNYNSNGHNLYNDISTVLLNSNDPVHLSPSVSPLKPMASPTSKPTLLKNDKEVDIENFLLKPNSPKKSTDNHNDNQLSDEGDLSAISSLSGSPINSTGLLRKSMDSGISTSSSMISNTNANVGSHNNHGNHLDVPGKRLSTDSDDGGMVPLLQRISRQNTNTTESPTTYTEGRLHNAGNLRFSPSPTRSTNNRNSVYNNTGMDSEMYNSNQLGNANAGRYVEGHGHAKVNNPFAASEESFLDKYSKVEDASIDLAALLSRSAETTPQHLLLRKHDQCKYANANNGSNVAARKNVPTNDTNNKLHCHNSNASSGSSNNVMFELNSEGGNSNNTDIINKENYSNYGNKNLELNDAESGLNASFNAKEKYGLKYVQENDILNDFSSMMK